Proteins found in one Anopheles aquasalis chromosome 3, idAnoAquaMG_Q_19, whole genome shotgun sequence genomic segment:
- the LOC126576295 gene encoding uncharacterized protein LOC126576295, with amino-acid sequence MNSEQAQLIYQLLGSWLTFLRLDLLRGRSRPTRLRMRPMLMERNEQVGRFIQSVLSEETEASLIRYMRMTKEDFKYILALIAPKIRRQDTAMRLAITARDKFIVTMRYLATGEDYGSLELSYRISRQSISLFIPEVCDSLIILLRDYVKLPATNDEWLRVSATFQDRWQFPHAIGAIDGKRILIKNPNFSGSDNFNYKQFCSIVLLAIVDANSNFIFADVGYKGRISDGGVLRYSSLYRMLENNLLQIPDPECLTNEPPSSIKVPYMLLGDKAFAFTTYCLRPFEGNTRSGSVKRIFNNRHSRARMTVEMAFRMLSARFRVLRTVMEQDTDTGSKIVLATIYVHNFIRRGLEQKSTDSYQHDVDTNDPNGLQEPLPGVYHRPSDNLLEMRMYLAQRFAMNNEECVKYV; translated from the exons ATGAATAGTGAACAGGCGCAGCTAATTTATCAACTGCTGGGAAGCTGGTTGACCTTTTTAAGATTAGATTTATTACGTGGGCGAAGCCGCCCCACGCGTCTTAGGATGCGGCCAATGTTAATGGAACGAAATGAGCAAGTGGGCCGATTCATTCAGTCAGTTTTGAGCGAGGAGACTGAGGCCTCCTTGATCAGATACATGAGGATGACTAAGGAGGATTTCAAATATATCCTGGCGTTAATCGCGCCAAAAATAAGGCGACAAGACACGGCAATGCGCCTTGCAATAACAGCGAGGGATAAATTTATCGTTACAATGAGATATCTTGCTACCGGCGAAGATTATGGTAGTTTGGAGTTATCGTACAGG ATTTCAAGACAATCAATTTCACTATTCATTCCCGAAGTGTGCGACAGTTTAATCATTCTCCTTCGCGATTACGTAAAG CTTCCAGCTACAAACGATGAATGGTTACGTGTATCGGCGACATTTCAAGACAGATGGCAATTCCCGCATGCTATAGGAGCTATAGATGGAAAACGTATCCTCATAAAAAACCCCAATTTTTCGGGGTCAGATAACTTCAATTACAAGCAGTTCTGTAGTATCGTCTTGTTGGCCATAGTTGATGCAAATTCTAATTTTATTTTCGCTGACGTTGGATATAAAGGTCGCATTTCTGATGGCGGTGTTTTACGCTACTCTTCTCTGTACAGAATGCTTGAAAATAATTTACTACAAATACCGGATCCAGAATGCTTGACAAatgaaccaccatcatctaTTAAAGTGCCTTATATGCTTTTAGGCGACAAGGCATTTGCCTTTACAACATACTGCTTAAGACCTTTTGAAGGAAATACACGGTCGGGATCCGTTAAAAGAATATTCAATAACCGGCACTCCAGAGCGCGCATGACTGTAGAGATGGCGTTCCGAATGTTGTCAGCTAGATTTCGAGTGCTAAGAACGGTCATGGAGCAAGATACAGACACCGGAAGCAAAATTGTGCTAGCCACAATCTACGTGCACAATTTTATACGAAGAGGACTGGAGCAGAAATCAACTGACAGCTACCAACACGACGTTGATACCAACGACCCTAACGGTCTTCAAGAACCACTGCCAGGTGTATATCATCGTCCAAGCGATAATCTCTTGGAAATGCGCATGTATTTGGCTCAACGCTTTGCAATGAACAATGAAGAATGTGTGAAGTATGTGTGA